The following proteins come from a genomic window of Larimichthys crocea isolate SSNF chromosome III, L_crocea_2.0, whole genome shotgun sequence:
- the edn1 gene encoding endothelin-1, whose protein sequence is MEIYMLISVLSAMYSWILCTVLSAPTEETSTASTATPGRHVRTKRCSCANFLDKECVYFCHLDIIWVNTPERVVSYGLGSEPRTRRAVADSMVTSSGPRCQCFRLNDNTCRNFCRLEDLRYEAVPDLVILSAEGDACVEAQCKHKRPLTPKKDKE, encoded by the exons ATGGAAATATACATGTTGATTTCCGTGTTATCAGCGATGTACTCCTGGATTTTGTGCACAg TCCTATCAGCGCCGACTGAAGAGACATCCACCGCTTCCACAGCCACCCCGGGGCGCCATGTGCGGACCAAACGCTGTTCCTGCGCCAATTTCCTGGACAAGGAATGCGTCTACTTCTGCCACTTAGACATCATCTGGGTCAACACACCTGA GCGCGTGGTCTCCTACGGACTAGGCAGTGAGCCCAGGACGAGGCGCGCGGTCGCGGATTCCATGGTAACCAGCAGTGGACCCCGGTGCCAGTGTTTCCGCCTAAACGACAACACATGCAGAAACTTCTGCCGGCTGGaagacctgag GTATGAGGCCGTGCCAGACTTAGTGATCCTCTCTGCCGAGGGCGATGCTTGTGTTGAGGCGCAGTGCAAACACAAACGGCCGCTCACACCGAAGAAG GACAAAGAATag